One segment of Neodiprion fabricii isolate iyNeoFabr1 chromosome 1, iyNeoFabr1.1, whole genome shotgun sequence DNA contains the following:
- the LOC124177620 gene encoding ubiquitin-protein ligase E3C, whose product MYSFDGDYRRKPQQNLAGASRRDEKAVLLQHAQLERLKREQQRQRHDAAVKIQAQIRQFVTRQLKREHERHNFDVAQKALGNNPPSLEEISPLLRQLLFFYDEALDGSRLLWILRHVLKDHKRIKELTTISTEWSWRLRWILKLSMRKIVDTVSQDPARSIAVPLRVLEVFTVKENTEGILKTETDRHLIGIFVYLAENKYFVQLRRLIDEKVPPLLEATPVPPTPMAACLLDMIKRPLGLIHTMEENNKFSITILEEFCYSILAPRMSEPIKMLVLPALTEFQNLPYKQLIDCINRLANEPTLCLLYSILSLEPVRFACRRSRNTLTNYLQVLASLSSTIASPPIEQSLNFTDESDSDTDTDMVDQDEADIRQKCIEMLNAENRVQGILVVVDQSEDPLMLQALCQLCHNLLITNKMAVPKYKLLYMLAFKPSFLRHLWTALMSVRQTSLFGGVTLLLQVVSRGIALDADNTKKIVPLLAVFCSLFSLLIATLHDTEFFNDGSQVGTSGASQQTMPFTTVELVPLSAHLKGVCLGLVELAFPDTRPTVRDDYKTAVLGASATQTHQNTQMWVHLFKVTVGLLRQLHTRDLRKQFCPEGHWIASNIVIPLDKPQDFTFRRRRLRGYVPFQGLRAFTREDLEEGPPWSTKEVRTLTLLREIPFVVPFNDRVVVFQSLLNHDKEEQQGEWTNFMRGPYIQIAVRRNYLYEDAFDKLSPENESELRLKMKVQLVNAAGLEEAGVDGGGLFREFLSELLKTSFDPNRGFFRLTKDNMLYPNPTVHLLVDDFPKHYYFIGRILGKALYENLLVELPFAEFFLSKIVGRQADVDVHHLASLDPIMYRNLLYLKSYQGDVTELGLDFTVLSDELGERRIDELKPGGANVTVTSHNRIEYIHLMADYKLNKQIRAQCYAFKQGISNVVSLDWLQMFNNKELQVLISGAQIPVDVRDLKLHTNYTGGYTPDHPTIISFWKIADEFTDQQRSQLLKFVTSCSRPPLLGFKELDPPFCIQHAGSVDRLPTSSTCMNLLKLPEFPDERTLREKLLYAIQAGAGFELS is encoded by the exons ATGTATAGCTTTGACGGAGACTACAGACGAAAACCCCAACAAAATCTAGCTGGTGCTAGCCGTCGTGATGAAAAAGCTGTGCTACTGCAGCATGCTCAATTGGAACGTTTAAAACGAGAACAACAGCGTCAAAGGCATGACGCCGCTGTGAAAATCCAAGCTCAGATTCGTCAATTTGTAACTAGACAATTAAAGCGTGAGCATGAAAGGCACAACTTTGATGTAGCGCAGAAGGCATTGGGTAATAATCCGCCAAGCTTGGAAGAGATTTCCCCTTTGCTCAGacaattgttatttttctatGACGAAGCTCTAGATGGATCCAGATTGCTATGGATACTTAGACACGTCTTGAAAGATCACAAACGCATAAAAGAACTGACTACCATATCTACAGAGTGGTCATGGAGATTACG GTGGATTCTCAAATTATCAATGCGGAAAATAGTTGACACGGTTTCTCAAGATCCTGCTCGTTCTATAGCAGTTCCTCTGCGAGTCCTGGAAGTGTTCACtgtgaaagaaaatacagAGGGTATTTTAAAGACAGAAACAGATCGCCATTTGATCGgcatatttgtatatttggcAGAAAACAAGTACTTTGTGCAATTGAGAAGGTTGATAGATGAAAAAGTGCCTCCTTTGTTGGAAGCAACGCCTGTACCACCGACACCGATGGCGGCATGTCTATTGGATATGATTAAACGACCGCTTGGACTTATTCATACCATGGAAGagaataacaaattttccaTTACGATACTTGAAGAGTTCTGCTACAGCATTCTTGCGCCAAGAATGTCAGAGCCAATTAAGATGCTTGTCTTACCTGCATTgacagaatttcaaaatctccCGTATAAACAATTAATCGATTGTATAAATAGACTTGCAAATGAGCCTACTCTGTGCCTTTTGTACAGCATATTATCTCTGGAACCAGTCAGATTTG CCTGCAGAAGGTCAAGGAACACTCTGACGAACTACCTTCAAGTTTTGGCATCGCTGAGTTCGACAATAGCCTCCCCACCTATAGAGCAGAGTTTAAATTTCACCGACGAATCGGACAGTGACACAGACACTGATATGGTCGATCAGGATGAAGCGGACATACGTCAAAAATGCATAGAAATGTTGAATGCAGAAAATCGTGTACAAGGTATTCTTGTGGTGGTGGATCAAAGCGAGGATCCCCTTATGCTCCAAGCCCTATGTCAATTGTGCCACAATCTTTTGATAACTAACAAAATGGCTGTTCCTAAATATAAACTACTCTACATGCTTGCGTTCAAACCGTCGTTCCTTCGTCATTTATGGACGGCACTAATGTCTGTTCGTCAGACATCCCTGTTTGGGGGTGTCACTCTTCTACTCCAAGTAGTTTCTCGAGGTATCGCCCTAGATGCAGATAATACAAAAAAGATTGTACCACttttggcagttttttgcTCGCTCTTCAGCCTGCTTATTGCAACGCTGCACGACACTGAATTCTTCAATGATGGCTCCCAAGTTGGAACAAGTGGTGCTAGCCAACAGACAATGCCATTCACGACTGTGGAACTAGTGCCACTTTCTGCTCATTTGAAAGGGGTTTGCTTGGGCTTGGTCGAGCTCGCGTTCCCCGATACCCGGCCGACAGTACGAGATGATTATAAAACTGCAGTACTTGGTGCCTCTGCTACCCAAACTCACCAAAACACACAAATGTGGGTGCACTTGTTCAAAGTAACCGTAGGTTTGCTGCGGCAACTTCACACTCGTGATCtgagaaaacaattttgcCCTGAAGGCCATTGGATAGCGTCGAACATTGTGATACCACTGGACAAACCACAGGATTTTACATTCCGACGTCGCAGATTAAGAGGGTATGTACCATTTCAAGGACTGCGAGCATTTACTCGTGAAGATTTGGAGGAAGGCCCTCCTTGGTCGACAAAGGAAGTGCGAACGCTTACGCTGCTTCGTGAAATACCCTTTGTTGTGCCATTCAATGATCGTGTAGTGGTATTTCAATCTCTCTTGAATCACGACAAAGAGGAACAGCAAGGCGAATGGACGAATTTCATGCGGGGTCCATACATACAGATTGCTGTGAGACGGAATTACTTGTACGAGGATGCGTTTGACAAACTTTCACCAGAGAACGAGTCTGAGTTGAGGCTGAAAATGAAGGTTCAATTGGTGAACGCAGCTGGTCTTGAAGAGGCTGGTGTAGATGGGGGTGGACTATTCCGAGAGTTTCTTTCAGAATTGTTAAAAACCAGCTTTGATCCAAATCGCGGATTTTTCAGGCTGACCAAAGACAACATGTTGTATCCGAATCCAACGGTGCACCTTCTTGTTGATGATTTTCCAAAACACTACTACTTCATTGGTCGTATATTGGGAAAGGCACTGTACGAGAATTTGTTAGTTGAATTGCCGtttgccgaattttttttatcaaaaattgtcGGCAGGCAAGCCGATGTTGACGTTCATCACTTGGCTTCCCTCGATCCAATAATGTACAGGAATCTCTTGTATCTGAAAAGTTATCAAGGCGATGTTACCGAACTGGGGTTAGACTTTACAGTTTTATCTGATGAACTTGGGGAGAGGCGCATTGACGAGCTCAAGCCTGGAGGAGCGAACGTCACAGTAACTTCGCACAATCGGATAGAATACATCCATTTAATGGCTGACtacaaattaaacaaacagATAAGAGCCCAGTGCTATGCATTCAAGCAGGGCATAAGTAATGTCGTATCCCTCGACTGGCTTCAAATGTTCAATAATAAAGAACTACAGGTCTTAATCTCCGGTGCACAGATACCTGTCGATGTACGCGACTTGAAACTACATACAAACTATACCGGAGGGTATACCCCCGATCACCCTACAATAATTTCCTTTTGGAAAATTGCTGACGAATTCACGGACCAACAGAGAAGTCAACTGCTCAAATTTGTGACAAGTTGCAGTCGACCACCACTGCTTGGATTCAAG GAACTTGATCCACCTTTCTGCATTCAACACGCAGGTAGCGTCGATCGGCTTCCGACTTCGAGCACCTGCATGAACCTTTTAAAACTTCCGGAATTTCCTGACGAAAGGACACTAAGGGAAAAGCTTCTATACGCTATACAAGCAGGTGCAGGTTTTGAGCTTAGCTAA